The Wansuia hejianensis genomic interval TTTCCGCGTCAGTGGCATCCTCCTTGCCCCACAGCAGATTTGTGCGCAGCGTTCCACGGAAGAGGGCGGCTTTCTGGGGAACGACGCCGATGTGTTCACGCAGCGAGTCAAATTGGTATTGTCTGACGTCCCGGCCGTTGACGGTGACTGTGCCCCCGGTGGTATCGTAAAAACGCGGAATCAGATTGACGAGCGTTGTTTTTCCGGAGCCGGTGCCGCCGATAATCCCGATGGTCTGGCCCGGCTCAGCGGTGAAGGTGATGTTTGACAGAGAAGGCTCTTTAGCTCCCGCGTAAGTGAAGGAAACCCCGTGAAAGGAAATACGGGCGCCTCCCTCAGAGGTAAAGGGCTGGCTGCCGTCGCGGAGTGTGCTGTGCATGTCAAATACGTTGTTTACTCGTTTCAGGCTGGCAGCGGCCCTGGACATAAGTATGATCAGGTTAGCCAGCTTAATCAGCTCTACCAGGATCTGAGACATATAGTTGATCAGGGCAATCACCTGCCCCTGTGAGAGGCGGCCCGCAAACACCTGGTCTCCGCCGATCCACAGAATGGCTACGATGCCCAGATTGATAATAATATAAGTCAGCGGATTCAGAAGAGCCGATATTTTGCCGACAAAAACCTGTTTACGGTACAATCCGGCATTCTCCTGGTCAAAGGATTCCATTTCGTCCTTCTGGCGGTTAAAGGCACGTACTACACGGACGCCCAGAAGGTTTTCGCGGGTTTTCAGTAGCACACGGTCCAATTGCTTCTGTACCTTCTGATACAGAGGCATGCTGACCAGCAATATTACGAAAATTACCGCAAAAAGAACAGGTATTGCCAGGGCGAAAGAAAGAGCTGTCTTCGTATCCACGGTAAAAGCCATAACCATGGCACCCAGGACCACGAAGGGTGAGCGCAGGAATAGGCGGAGAAACATGTTAACGCCGTTCTGTACCTGATTGATATCACTAGTCATCCGGGTGATCAGGGTTGAGGTGCCTGCCGTATCAATCTCCCGGTAAGAAAGAGTGCCGATATGTCCAAACAGGTCATTCCGCATGGACGTTCCGGCAGTGACTGCTGCCTTGGCAGCAAAATATTGAGCCGTCAGCGCGCTGATAAAACCGATGATGCCCAGCAGTATCATCAGGCCTCCCATCTTCAGAATGTAACGGGTATCCCGGCTGCCGATTCCGACATCGATCATCCGGGCTACCACAAGGGGGATTGCCAGCTCAAAACTGGCCTCCAGCATTTTAAAAAGGGGGGCCAGGATTGTTTCTTTTAAATTTTTTCTCAGATAGCCTAAAAGTCGTTTCATTGATTCCTCCACAAAAAAATTGCTTGCACTTTTTCACAAAGTATACCATAATAAGATTCATATGAAAAATATTAAATATGTATATATGATATATGCAAAAAGTATATAACTGGTCATTGATCATCAGGGAGGCGGTCATGAATTTAAAGCAGATGAAATATTTTGTAACGATTGCGGACGAGGGGAGTATTTCAGCGGCGGCCAGAGTCCTGCACATCTCGCAGCCGCCGTTGTCCCAGCAGCTTCACCTTCTGGAGGAGGAACTCCGTGCGCGTCTGTTTGTGCGTGGTTCCAGAAGCGTGACGCTGACAGATGCAGGCAGGCTCTTTTATCAGCATGCCCAAAATATTCTGGATCTTTCAGAACGGGCGGTAAAAGATTTACAGCAATTTGAAAATGAAAACCGTGGAAGCCTGAGGATAGGCATGGTTTCCTCTTCGGAGGTGCCCTATGTGCTGGAAAAAATGTTTCCCTTCAGAGAAAAGTATCCCCATATTGATTTTCGTATTTATGAGGGAAATACCTACCAGCTTTTAGACTGGATGAAAGAAGACAGGATAGAACTGGCATTTGTCAGAACGCCTTTTGCAGATGAGAATTACGATTGTGTCTTTCTGGAAGAAGAGACAATGGCCGCTGTCGGGAAAATACAGTATTTCCAGGACCCTGAAGCCCCGGAAATATCCATGGCGTCCCTTGCAGAAATGCCGCTGATCATCTACCGGAGATGGGAAGCGATCCTGAATCACAGCTTTCGCGAGGCAGGGGTGCCGGTGCCAGAATACTACTGCGTCTGCGACGACGTGCGCACCAGCTTGGCCTGGGCGGACTGTGGATATGGGACAGCAATCGTCCCCGCATCCGCATGTGCAGCCATCCGTCCGGAAGGAATATCAGTCAAATGTCTGGCGGATGCTCAGGTAAAGACAAGAATAACGTTGATTCAGAAAAAGGGAGCATATCTATCTGATGCAGCCGTAAAATTCAGAAACAATTTTCAGGAACAAATGTAGGGGTGGCGAGAGGGGGAGGGGTCCCCGCCAGCCTTTCGTCCGGGTACCCAAAAACTCCTCCCCCTCCTCGCCAAATTGGAAGCTCACCCTATGATGATGCCCTGCTCCGCATCTTCTCTGATTCGTTCCTGGCGCGCTTCTTCCAGCATCATGTCCTTAACTTTCATGAGCCGGATCTGTGTGCTCCGTTCATTTTCATCCAGCTTCATGGAGATATATTTAATCTTCTCCTGGGCGGCGGGAATCATCACATGTTCCAGGGCGTTGACGCGGCGCCGGGTCTTCTCGATCTCGGCGGCCATGAGCTGGCAGGATTTTTCCACTTCTGCCAGGCGGAGCATATCCGGGAGTAATTCAGCCAGAGAACGGACGGCGCCGTCCAGGTCGGAGGAGGTGAATGCGAAGCCGTAGCTGTAGATATCGGCCGGATCGGCCGTCCGGGTTTTGCAGCGGAAGACGGGGATTTCCACGCTCATGACATTTCTGGTCTCCGTATCCAGGCTGACCTCCTGTCTGGGGGCCAGCAGGGCGGTGTTCAGTACCTGGTCGGAGGTGGCGGCCTTGGCCAGAACGAAGTTCTTGTTGGCGGCAGCCAGGCCGGCCTCCACCTTCTGGCGGAGGGCCTTGTTCTCGCGGACCAGGTCCAGAAACTGGCGCATCAGCTCGTCCCGCTTATCCTTCAGGAGCTTATGGCCCCGTGTTGCGGTGGCCAGCTTTTTTTTCTGCCGGGTTAATTCCATCCGTGTGGGATTGATCTGGGTAGATGCCATACAGAATCCCTCCTTTAACGTCCATAATACAGGTCAAGATATTGATCGTCGATACGTTTCAGCTCTGAGCGGGGCAGGATAGAGAGCAGCTTCCAGCCGATTGTCAGAGTTTCTTCTATGGAACGGTCTGTGTGATAGCCCTGGGAGACGTATTCAGTCTCGAAAGCGTCGGCAAACTCTGCGTACAGCTTATCCATATCAGTCAGGGCGGCTTCGCCCAGGACTACCATCAGCTCTTTTGCCTCTTTGCCGCGGGCGTAGGCGGCGAATAGCTGGTTCAGAGTGTTGGAATGGTCGGCCCGGGTCTTGCCTTCGCCGATTCCCTTGTCCTTCAGACGGGAGAGGCTGGGCAGGACATCAATGGGAGGAGTGACGTTCTTCCGGTACAGATCACGGCTTAGGATGATCTGCCCCTCGGTGATGTAGCCTGTCAGATCCGGGATTGGATGCGTTTTGTCATCCTCAGGCATTGTCAGGATCGGGATCATTGTGATAGAACCGTTTTTTCCCTTCTGTCGTCCGGCGCGCTCATACAGGCTGGCCAGATCTGTGTACATGTAGCCGGGATAGCCGCGGCGGCCGGGAACTTCTTTCCGGGCGGCTGAGATTTCCCGAAGGGCGTCGGCATAATTGGTGATGTCTGTCAGTATAACCAGCACGTGCATATCCTTATCAAAAGCCAGATATTCTGCGGCGGTCAGGGCCATACGAGGTGTGGCAATCCGCTCCACGGCCGGATCGTTGGCCAGATTGACAAACATGACGGTCCGGTCGATGGCTCCCGTTTCTTTGAAGCTCTGCACAAAGAAATTAGATTCCTCAAAAGTGATGCCCATGGCGGCAAAGACAACCGCAAAGGGTTCCGAGGTGCCGCGTACCTTTGCCTGCCGGGCAATCTGTGCCGCAAGCTGTGCGTGGGGCAGGCCGCTGGCCGAGAAGATCGGCAGCTTCTGGCCCCGTACCAGGGTGTTCAGACCGTCGATGGCTGAGATGCCGGTCTGTATGAATTCCTGCGGGTAATTGCGGGCGGCGGGATTCATCGCCAGCCCGTTGATGTCCATGCGGGCGTTCGGAAGGATATCGGGGCCGCCGTCGATAGGACGGCCTAATCCGTCGAAAACCCGGCCCAGCATGTCTTCAGACACGCCCATCTCCATGCCTCGGCCGAGAAAACGTACCCGGCTGTTGGAGAGGTTGATGCCTGTGGAACTGTCAAAGAGCTGTACCAGAGCATTGGTGCCATTGATCTCCAGCACCTTGCAGCGGCGGGTTTCCCCGTCGGCCAGTATGATTTCACCCAGTTCGTCATAGGTGACGTTTTCCACGCCGGTGACCATCATCAGAGGGCCGGCGACTTCCTGTATGGTTCTGTATTCTTTAGGCATTTGTTCCGTCCTCCTCTACAGCCAGATTTGCCAGTTCGGCAGCCAGTTCTTTCATGATTCGCTCGTAGGCATCTTCCAGGTCCGTGTCGTGGATATATTTGAAGCGTCCGATCTGTTCCCGGACTTCAAGCCTTACGAGGGCCTCCACGCCGGCGCCCTGGTCCAGGGCCGATCTGCAGTTGTCGTAAAAGGCGAGTACCAGCTTCATCATCAGGTATTGTTTTTCCAGAGGCGTGTAGGTATCAACCTCGTGGAAAGAATTCTGATGCAGGAAATCTTCCCTGATTGACCGGGCGGCTTCCAGCTTCAGACGGTCGGGAGCGGACAGGGCGTCTATGCCGACCAGCTGGACGATTTCCTGAAGCTCCGCTTCATCCTGCAGCAGAGCCATGAGGCGGGTCCGGCATTCCATCCAGTCCTCGTGCACATGGGAATTAAACCAGGCTGCCATATTGTCCACATACAGGGAATAGCTGGTCAGCCAGTTAATTGCCGGGAAATGCCGCTTATAGGCCAGGGAGGAATCCAGGCTCCAGAATACCTTCACAATCCGCAGGGTGGCCTGGGAGACAGGCTCCGAGATATCTCCTCCGGCGGGCGACACTGCGCCGATGACAGACAGAGCGCCCTCACGTCCCTCTGAACCGAGGGAAATGACGCGGCCTGCCCGCTCGTAGAACTGTGCCAGCCGGCTGCCCAGATAGGCGGGATAACCTTCTTCACCGGGCATTTCCTGGAGTCGTCCAGACATCTCTCTCAGCGCCTCAGCCCAGCGGGAGGTGGAGTCTGCCATCAGGGCTACGGAATAGCCCATGTCACGAAAATATTCGGCAATGGTGATTCCGGTATAGATGGAAGCCTCGCGGGCCGCCACAGGCATGTCCGAGGTGTTGGCGATTAAAACGGTACGTTCCATGAGGGAATAACCTGTTTTGGGGTCTTTCAGCTCAGGAAATTCATTCAGCACGTCAGTCATCTCATTGCCGCGCTCACCGCAGCCAATGTAGACGACGATATCAGCCTCTGCCCATTTAGCCAGCTGATGCTGGATTACCGTTTTTCCGGAACCAAAAGGTCCGGGTACGGCTGCGACGCCTCCCTTAGCGATGGGGAACAGGGTGTCTACCACTCGCTGGCCTGTGATAAGAGGCATATCGGGCGGAAGCTTTTCCTTATAGGGGCGGCCGGAGCGGACCGGCCATTTCTGCATCAGAGTGATTTCACGGACGGAATCTCCCGTATCCACAGAGGCGACCGTCTCTTCAACGGTGAAATTGCCTGCTTCAATGGATACCAGCCTGCCCTTTACCCCGTAGGGAACCATGATTTTATGGGAAACAATGGGCGTTTCCTGAACTGTACCGATGATATCACCGGCCTCCACTTCATCCCCTGCACGGGCTGTCGGGATGAACTGCCATTTCAGGTCCCTTTTCAGCGCCGGGACCTCTACCCCCCGCTTTAGGAGATTGCTTCCGGTGGTCTTCATGATATCATCCAGGGGACGCTGGATTCCGTCATAGATACTCTTAATCAGCCCGGGCCCAAGTTCTACGCTCAGGGGCATTCCGGTGGACTCTACAGGTTCACCCGGCCCCAGCCCGGAGGTTTCCTCATACACCTGTACGGATGCCTGGTCCCCGTGCATCTCTATGATTTCACCGATCAGGCGCTGTCCGGATACCCGCACCACGTCAAACATGTTGGCGTCACGCATCCCTTCGGCGATCACCAGCGGGCCTGCTACCTTTTTAATAATGCCTGTGCTCATTTTGTCCGTCACCCACCTTTCTAATTTCCTTCGTTAAAAATAATATCCGAACCCACGGCCCGCTCCACAAAGCTCTTTACCTGTGCTATGCCCTCGCCGGTATTCCCGGATACGCCGGGAATACGGATGATGGCCGGCCGGATCTGTTCGTCGTATCTGTCAATTTCATCTTTTATCATTGCCGCCAGTGCTTCTGTCACATAAATGATGCCGTAATCCCCCTGAGCGAGTCTTCTGAGCAAGGTGGTTCCGCTTTCCGCGTCGCCGGCAGGAAATGTGGCAAGGCCAAGGGCGGCAAAGCCGTAAATGCTGTCGTAATCACCGATCACTGCTATTTTATACATACATTTCTCCAAGCCTTTCCCGAATGACCTGTTCCGGCAGGCCGTTCTGCTTGCCGGAAAGGATCATCCGCACACATTTGATTTCATTTTCCCTGGCCAGGACATAGGCTGCCACCGGGCCGAGGGTAAATGGATTAGACTTCTGTGGTTTGATCTGGCTGATCACCAGGTCGCTGCACCAGCGTTCAAAAGCGGCTGTGGAAGTCAGAAGGGCTTCAGCGGCAGTAGAGTAATCCGTGTGTTCCAGGTATTCGGCTACTCCCTTCAGGCCTCCGAGAGCGGCGTGAGAGAGGCGGGTAGTATCCAGTTCCCTGCAGGGCGCCAGTGCCCGGAGGATGAAATCCAGCGGTTTGCCCAGCTCTCCGCAGCGGACGGCAATGCGTATATCGGCAGTAACTACTGTTGATACCGCATATTGCTTCAAAACCTCGTCTGAAGCATGTTCCCCGGCCTCATAGACGGCTTCCAGGGCGGCGCGGTCCAGAATCATATCACAGAGCTGGCCGTCGCCTGTATGCAGCAGTGTATCATACGCGGCTGCAGAGGCCGCCGCCATGTGTTCCGGCAGGAGGGAATACTCCCGTTCCTGTATGGCTTTCAGGAGCAGGGAGGGATCGAGCGTCCCGCCGCTGACAAAAAGTCTTTCCGGTGAAATTTGTGCGCCGGTATAGGACAGCTTGACGGCTGCCTTCAGGTTATGGTAGTCATTGGCCAGCTTCAGGACCTTCAGTTCGGAGACATCGTCTGTCAGCTCCATCACCTGATCCCAGGTTTTCCTCTCTTCGGCAGCCAGAAGATCTCCGGAAGTCAGTGGAAGATCCGGATCACCATAGCCTCTGTCTGCCAGCAGATGCAGAGCCTCTTCATAGGTGCGTGCGGCCAGCAGCTGTTCCAGGGCCGCGGAATTGAGAAGAGACAGCTCCAGCGTGCGGATGCGCGCAACCTCATAGGTATAATCTTTACTCATTGAAAACCTCCTTTGCGTTCCGGCTGCTATGCAGGGTCAGAGAACAGGAATGTGTGAAGCAGGTCCTGCAGGCGTTCCTGTGCGGCAGAGAAGATCGCATCGAAGGAACAGTTTTCCTCAACGCCCCCGTAGACCAGCAGAAACCCGCCGTCAATATCACAGGGCGTGTGG includes:
- a CDS encoding V-type ATPase subunit, which codes for MSKDYTYEVARIRTLELSLLNSAALEQLLAARTYEEALHLLADRGYGDPDLPLTSGDLLAAEERKTWDQVMELTDDVSELKVLKLANDYHNLKAAVKLSYTGAQISPERLFVSGGTLDPSLLLKAIQEREYSLLPEHMAAASAAAYDTLLHTGDGQLCDMILDRAALEAVYEAGEHASDEVLKQYAVSTVVTADIRIAVRCGELGKPLDFILRALAPCRELDTTRLSHAALGGLKGVAEYLEHTDYSTAAEALLTSTAAFERWCSDLVISQIKPQKSNPFTLGPVAAYVLARENEIKCVRMILSGKQNGLPEQVIRERLGEMYV
- a CDS encoding LysR family transcriptional regulator, producing the protein MNLKQMKYFVTIADEGSISAAARVLHISQPPLSQQLHLLEEELRARLFVRGSRSVTLTDAGRLFYQHAQNILDLSERAVKDLQQFENENRGSLRIGMVSSSEVPYVLEKMFPFREKYPHIDFRIYEGNTYQLLDWMKEDRIELAFVRTPFADENYDCVFLEEETMAAVGKIQYFQDPEAPEISMASLAEMPLIIYRRWEAILNHSFREAGVPVPEYYCVCDDVRTSLAWADCGYGTAIVPASACAAIRPEGISVKCLADAQVKTRITLIQKKGAYLSDAAVKFRNNFQEQM
- a CDS encoding ABC transporter ATP-binding protein, whose protein sequence is MKRLLGYLRKNLKETILAPLFKMLEASFELAIPLVVARMIDVGIGSRDTRYILKMGGLMILLGIIGFISALTAQYFAAKAAVTAGTSMRNDLFGHIGTLSYREIDTAGTSTLITRMTSDINQVQNGVNMFLRLFLRSPFVVLGAMVMAFTVDTKTALSFALAIPVLFAVIFVILLVSMPLYQKVQKQLDRVLLKTRENLLGVRVVRAFNRQKDEMESFDQENAGLYRKQVFVGKISALLNPLTYIIINLGIVAILWIGGDQVFAGRLSQGQVIALINYMSQILVELIKLANLIILMSRAAASLKRVNNVFDMHSTLRDGSQPFTSEGGARISFHGVSFTYAGAKEPSLSNITFTAEPGQTIGIIGGTGSGKTTLVNLIPRFYDTTGGTVTVNGRDVRQYQFDSLREHIGVVPQKAALFRGTLRTNLLWGKEDATDAEIYEALDAAQAREFVDHKQQGLGLLIDQGGRNLSGGQKQRLTIARALVRRPSVLILDDSASALDFATDARLRKAIRETTGKTTVFLVSQRVATIKNADQILVLDDGRLAGIGTHKALLNSCGVYREICESQLTPKEVAADAQ
- a CDS encoding V-type ATP synthase subunit A yields the protein MSTGIIKKVAGPLVIAEGMRDANMFDVVRVSGQRLIGEIIEMHGDQASVQVYEETSGLGPGEPVESTGMPLSVELGPGLIKSIYDGIQRPLDDIMKTTGSNLLKRGVEVPALKRDLKWQFIPTARAGDEVEAGDIIGTVQETPIVSHKIMVPYGVKGRLVSIEAGNFTVEETVASVDTGDSVREITLMQKWPVRSGRPYKEKLPPDMPLITGQRVVDTLFPIAKGGVAAVPGPFGSGKTVIQHQLAKWAEADIVVYIGCGERGNEMTDVLNEFPELKDPKTGYSLMERTVLIANTSDMPVAAREASIYTGITIAEYFRDMGYSVALMADSTSRWAEALREMSGRLQEMPGEEGYPAYLGSRLAQFYERAGRVISLGSEGREGALSVIGAVSPAGGDISEPVSQATLRIVKVFWSLDSSLAYKRHFPAINWLTSYSLYVDNMAAWFNSHVHEDWMECRTRLMALLQDEAELQEIVQLVGIDALSAPDRLKLEAARSIREDFLHQNSFHEVDTYTPLEKQYLMMKLVLAFYDNCRSALDQGAGVEALVRLEVREQIGRFKYIHDTDLEDAYERIMKELAAELANLAVEEDGTNA
- a CDS encoding V-type ATP synthase subunit F, with product MYKIAVIGDYDSIYGFAALGLATFPAGDAESGTTLLRRLAQGDYGIIYVTEALAAMIKDEIDRYDEQIRPAIIRIPGVSGNTGEGIAQVKSFVERAVGSDIIFNEGN
- a CDS encoding V-type ATP synthase subunit D → MASTQINPTRMELTRQKKKLATATRGHKLLKDKRDELMRQFLDLVRENKALRQKVEAGLAAANKNFVLAKAATSDQVLNTALLAPRQEVSLDTETRNVMSVEIPVFRCKTRTADPADIYSYGFAFTSSDLDGAVRSLAELLPDMLRLAEVEKSCQLMAAEIEKTRRRVNALEHVMIPAAQEKIKYISMKLDENERSTQIRLMKVKDMMLEEARQERIREDAEQGIIIG
- a CDS encoding V-type ATP synthase subunit B encodes the protein MPKEYRTIQEVAGPLMMVTGVENVTYDELGEIILADGETRRCKVLEINGTNALVQLFDSSTGINLSNSRVRFLGRGMEMGVSEDMLGRVFDGLGRPIDGGPDILPNARMDINGLAMNPAARNYPQEFIQTGISAIDGLNTLVRGQKLPIFSASGLPHAQLAAQIARQAKVRGTSEPFAVVFAAMGITFEESNFFVQSFKETGAIDRTVMFVNLANDPAVERIATPRMALTAAEYLAFDKDMHVLVILTDITNYADALREISAARKEVPGRRGYPGYMYTDLASLYERAGRQKGKNGSITMIPILTMPEDDKTHPIPDLTGYITEGQIILSRDLYRKNVTPPIDVLPSLSRLKDKGIGEGKTRADHSNTLNQLFAAYARGKEAKELMVVLGEAALTDMDKLYAEFADAFETEYVSQGYHTDRSIEETLTIGWKLLSILPRSELKRIDDQYLDLYYGR